A genomic stretch from Megalobrama amblycephala isolate DHTTF-2021 linkage group LG22, ASM1881202v1, whole genome shotgun sequence includes:
- the lipib gene encoding lipase member H has product MSICRFLILVSVFILCTGEDSECDNFTDLDFHECFIGTNLYVRLLLYTRANLECGQELSHHNFTQEPLFDVTRPTTFVIHGYRPTGAPPIWINHIVHLLAAQKDMNILVVDWNRGAANLNYFTAVANTRGTAKNITGLIESMEKEGASLDSIHLIGVSLGAHIAGFIGATLGGRVGRITGLDPAGPMFAGVSPEDRLDPTDAQFVDVLHTDMNSFGLRGTHGHIDFYANGGLDQPGCPKTIFSGKSYFVCDHQRSVFLYLCALNHTCNLTAYPCSSYSDFLSGQCLQCETFKPASCPVLGYDMSQWRDTLVRLGQTRAYFSTTAELPYSKTSYRVDLVTWNQFLRWGVVILRLHNGKNVIESRIDNKLLRFEQYTSTRLLAQFDEDLYPIQKISLRIVTGNVIGPRYKIRLLRIRITPLENPNRPLMCRYDIILEENTDVSFKPLPCN; this is encoded by the exons ATGTCAATTTGCCGTTTCCTGATTTTGGTGAGCGTCTTTATACTTTGTACAG GTGAGGACAGTGAGTGTGACAACTTCACCGATCTGGATTTCCATGAGTGTTTCATAGGGACCAATCTGTATGTGCGGCTGCTGCTCTACACTCGTGCAAACCTCGAGTGCGGTCAGGAGCTCTCCCACCACAACTTCACTCAAGAACCCCTTTTTGATGTAACCAGACCCACTACCTTTGTCATACATGGCTACCGGCCCACAGGGGCACCGCCTATCTGGATCAACCACATTGTGCACTTGTTAGCAGcacagaaagacatgaacatcctgGTTGTGGACTGGAACAGAGGGGCGGCCAACCTCAATTACTTCACTGCCGTGGCCAACACACGGGGAACAGCTAAGAACATCACAGGCTTGATAGAGAGCATGGAG AAAGAGGGAGCATCTCTTGACTCCATCCACCTGATTGGCGTCAGCCTGGGTGCACACATTGCGGGGTTCATTGGCGCGACGCTGGGAGGACGAGTAGGCAGAATCACAG GTCTAGACCCAGCAGGGCCAATGTTTGCCGGTGTTTCTCCTGAGGACCGCCTTGATCCAACAGATGCCCAGTTTGTAGATGTGCTGCACACAGATATGAATT CTTTTGGCCTCAGAGGAACCCATGGCCATATTGATTTCTATGCCAACGGAGGATTAGATCAGCCTGGATGTCCCAAGACCATCTTCTCAG GGAaatcttattttgtgtgtgaTCACCAGAGGTCTGTTTTCCTGTACCTGTGTGCTCTGAATCACACCTGTAACCTCACGGCATACCCGTGTTCCTCGTACAGCGACTTCCTCAGTGGCCAGTGTTTGCAGTGTGAGACCTTTAAGCCTGCGTCCTGTCCTGTTCTGG GTTATGACATGAGCCAGTGGAGGGATACACTTGTGAGGTTGGGGCAAACAAGAGCATATTTCTCGACTACGGCAGAACTCCCCTACAGCA AGACAAGCTACAGAGTGGACCTAGTAACCTGGAACCAGTTTCTACGGTGGGGGGTGGTCATACTCCGACTGCATAATGGAAAAAACGTAATAGAGTCTCGGATAGATAA TAAGCTGTTGAGGTTTGAACAGTATACATCCACTCGACTACTGGCGCAGTTTGATGAGGATCTGTATCCAATTCAGAAAATATCTTTACGGATTGTCACTGGGAATGTTATTGGACCTCGATACAAGATAAGGCTACTCCGTATTCGGATAACTCCACTGGAAAATCCGAACAG GCCACTAATGTGTCGATATGACATTATTTTGGAGGAGAATACGGATGTGTCTTTCAAACCATTGCCCTGTAATTAA
- the abcc13 gene encoding multidrug resistance-associated protein 1 isoform X2 has translation MQSCGMSFTRCKTIFGFQTPPALLNSQVVVMGHRGPLHLSDLFQLYNEDSVHTLCSVFEHEWEKQQNYSERSDLEEDSGRESLLVSRKTSAGYSLLYAIWMTFHPALVKVVLLRLSTDLFSILGILTLRWVILFCERQAVFDWAGYTYSLVVLGTVCCCAISQHLFEKHGRIITANTQAVLAGALYRKTLSLSHSSRQQSNTTQGTDVLGKVECVAELVVTLTCLWSCPLRVALYLGLLWGELGPGVLVGVVLLLVLIPVNSAVEHKAKQLRRSQQIIRERSEQLIKEMLHKYQALKLLAWESWFHQRVTESRARELEMLRILGYLTAFSMLDSVCMPFLVGFSSLGVFVLVDDGNVLTPSQIFTSLCFFRLLRPPLLELPGLLCVLKQAQQSLCHLEKVFLTEDLATSAKGATEDIPPDSSQQPCDRCKNKHSNSDEKRDHYLFQKGSGEARRLYVRAFGWHWVSVTSLVYLSVCAVSLAQDAVLSMWTGEAKEVQGLEGWRELRNSRLSAYALLGLLQALLVCCSAYCLTCGSLRASHTLHSELLSDVLHLPVQSQKIDVRWLLQAFTQDMQVVDEELPKHLHSWLKSLLDILSTITLISFIMPAFSLAVCPLILLFFCIQSHFSSARMRIRHMEASPVSVTSLECVTHFVEAPLSGPKHREVYLTHCLQALHQNLLVKYNKIISESWAVLRFDGVAGIVLFLVSLILLETQTDSGLVALALICAFNIKEALRRYPQATSDISIDMLSMQRFCKFAKVEKEAAWTVSYRPPFDWPQHGEVKFRNYESEASSNCTPALRGINLTILKGEKIGVVSSGKTDTDGLVSCLFRSVEARSGAVLIDDVNIARMSLHDLRSRLQIISQVPVLFSGPLRANLDPFSQHTDMQVWLVLELCHLKERVQQLPAQLLHPVQRTSLAFSFGQRRLLCLARALLARVKILLVEEALPCVDVETEGLVRQLIHTEFKDCTVLWLTQNPLTLMHTERVLVLNKGQAVKYDAPSTVLQQGPLFSQ, from the exons ATGCAGTCTTGTGGGATGTCATTTACACGCTGCAAGACAATATTTGGTTTTCAGACGCCGCCAGCGTTACTGAA ctcccaGGTGGTTGTAATGGGTCACAGGGGACCACTGCATTTGTCTGACCTTTTCCAGCTGTATAATGAGGACTCTGTCCACACCCTATGCTCAGTGTTTGAGCATGAGTGGGAAAAACAACAGAATTACAGCGAG AGGTCAGACCTAGAAGAGGATTCTGGAAGAGAGTCACTGCTGGTCTCCAGGAAAACCAGTGCTGGTTACTCTCTCCTTTATGCAATATGGATGACATTCCATCCAGCCTTAGTCAAAGTTGTGCTTCTGAGACTTTCAACTGATCTTTTTAGCATTCTAGGTATTCTAACACTCAG ATGGGTTATCCTGTTCTGTGAGAGGCAGGCTGTGTTTGACTGGGCAGGATACACATATTCTCTGGTGGTGTTGGGAACAGTTTGCTGCTGCGCTATTTCCCAGCATCTCTTTGAGAAACATGGTAGGATAATTACAGCCAACACACAAGCGGTTCTGGCTGGCGCCCTCTACAGGAAG ACATTGTCTCTTTCCCATAGTTCTCGGCAACAATCCAACACCACTCAGGGGACGGATGTATTAGGCAAAGTTGAATGCGTAGCAGAGCTGGTGGTCACATTGACCTGTCTTTGGTCCTGCCCGTTGAGAGTCGCTCTCTATCTAGGCTTACTGTGGGGAGAATTGGGTCCTGGCGTGCTGGTGGGGGTGGTATTGCTACTAGTCCTCATCCCTGTCAACTCAGCAGTGGAGCACAAAGCCAAACAGCTTCGG AGATCTCAGCAGATCATCAGAGAAAGGAGTGAACAGCTCATCAAGGAAATGTTGCATAAATACCAG GCGCTGAAGCTTCTCGCATGGGAGTCCTGGTTCCATCAGAGAGTTACAGAGTCTCGGGCCAGGGAGCTGGAGATGCTAAGAATTCTGGGATATTTGACAGCCTTCTCTATGCTCGACTCTGTCTGTATGCCTTTTCTA GTTGGTTTCTCTAGTCTTGGTGTGTTTGTCCTGGTGGATGATGGGAATGTTCTCACACCGTCTCAGATCTTTACATCCCTCTGTTTCTTCAGATTGCTCCGCCCACCTCTGCTGGAGCTCCCTGGGCTATTGTGTGTTCTCAAGCAG GCACAGCAGTCTCTTTGCCATCTGGAGAAAGTCTTTCTCACAGAGGACCTGGCCACCTCTGCAAAAG GCGCTACAGAAGACATTCCACCTGACAGCTCTCAACAGCCATGTGATAG GTGTAAAAACAAGCACAGTAATTCTGATGAGAAACGAGATCACTATCTATTCCAAAAA GGCAGCGGAGAGGCCCGCAGGCTGTATGTGAGGGCTTTCGGCTGGCACTGGGTGTCTGTTACCTCGCTGGTCTACCTGTCTGTGTGCGCTGTTAGTTTAGCACAGGATGCTGTCCTGAGCATGTGGACTGGTGAAGCCAAAGAAGTTCAAGGCCTGGAGGGGTGGAGAGAGCTCAGAAACTCGCGACTGTCTGCGTACGCACTGCTCGGACTCCTGCAAG CCTTGCTTGTGTGCTGTTCCGCCTACTGTCTGACCTGCGGTTCTCTCAGGGCGTCTCATACGCTACACTCTGAGCTGCTGTCAGATGTTCTTCACCTGCCAGTACAGTCCCAGAAGATAGATGTCAGATGGTTACTGCAAGCATTCACTCAG GATATGCAAGTGGTTGATGAAGAGCTGCCCAAACATTTACACAGCTGGTTAAAGAGTCTTTTGGACATATTGAGCACCATCACTTTGATCAGCTTCATCATGCCTGCTTTCAGCCTAGCTGTGTGCCCGCTGATACTTCTCTTCTTCTGTATTCAG TCTCATTTTTCTTCAGCTCGCATGCGAATAAGACACATGGAGGCAAGCCCTGTTTCAGTTACTTCTCTGGAGTGTGTGACACATTTTGTTGAAGCTCCACTTTCTGGGCCAAAACACAGGGAGGTGTATCTGACGCACTGcctccaagccttacatcaaaACCTGCTGGTCAAGTACAACAAAATCATCTCAGAAAg TTGGGCTGTGTTGCGGTTTGATGGTGTTGCTGGGATTGTGCTGTTCCTGGTCAGTCTGATTCTGCTTGAGACTCAAACTGACTCAGGGCTTGTGGCTCTGGCTTTGATCTGTGCCTTTAAT ATTAAAGAAGCTCTTCGCCGTTACCCTCAGGCCACCTCTGATATCAGCATTGACATGCTGAGCATGCAAAGATTTTGTAAATTTGCCAAAGTGGAAAAGGAG GCAGCATGGACAGTCTCCTACAGACCACCCTTTGACTGGCCCCAGCATGGAGAGGTGAAGTTCAGGAACTATGAGTCTGAGGCCTCCTCTAACTGCACACCAGCTCTTAGAGGAATTAATCTCACCATTTTAAAAGGGGAAAAG ATTGGGGTTGTAAGCAGTGGGAAAACAGACACCGATGGCTTGGTTAGCTGTCTCTTCCGATCAGTGGAGGCCAGGAGCGGTGCTGTGCTGATTGACGATGTAAACATCGCCCGCATGAGTCTACACGACCTTCGTAGCCGCCTGCAAATCATTTCCCAG GTTCCTGTACTGTTCTCGGGTCCCCTGAGGGCTAACCTGGACCCGTTCTCTCAGCATACTGACATGCAGGTGTGGCTGGTTTTGGAGCTCTGCCATCTCAAGGAGCGTGTTCAACAATTGCCTGCTCAGCTGCTGCACCCTGTTCAAAGAACGTCTCTCGCTTTCAG CTTTGGCCAGAGGAGGTTGCTGTGTTTGGCCAGAGCCCTGCttgcaagggtcaaaatcctgCTTGTGGAAGAGGCTCTTCCTTGTGTGGATGTAGAAACAGAGGGCCTGGTCCGACAGTTGATCCACACAGAGTTTAAAGACTGCACTGTACTGTGGCTCACTCAGAACCCGCTCACTCTCATGCACACTGAAAG GGTGCTGGTTTTGAATAAAGGACAAGCTGTGAAGTATGACGCTCCTTCCACTGTCCTCCAGCAGGGGCCGCTGTTCAGTCAATAA
- the lyz gene encoding lysozyme C, protein MKVAIAVLCLMWMSLCESRRLGRCDVVKIFRTEGLDGFEGFSVGNYVCMAYWESRFKTHRVRSADTGKDYGIFQINSFKWCDDGTQGGKNLCGMPCSDLLKDDLKASVECAKLIVKTDGLKSWDTWDKYCNGRKMKRWTKGCESH, encoded by the exons ATGAAGGTGGCTATTGCAGTCTTGTGTCTGATGTGGATGTCCTTGTGCGAGAGCCGCAGGCTGGGCCGTTGTGACGTCGTCAAAATCTTCAGGACAGAGGGACTTGATGGCTTTGAGGGATTCTCTGTTGGCAACT ATGTGTGCATGGCATACTGGGAAAGCAGGTTTAAGACCCACAGAGTGCGTTCGGCTGATACCGGGAAAGACTATGGAATCTTCCAGATAAACAGTTTCAAATGGTGTGATGATGGCACTCAGGGTGGAAAGAACTTGTGCGGCATGCCTTGTTCAg ATTTGCTTAAGGATGACCTGAAAGCTTCAGTTGAATGTGCAAAGCTCATTGTGAAAACCGATGGACTGAAATCATG GGACACCTGGGATAAGTACTGTAATGGCCGTAAGATGAAACGCTGGACAAAAGGTTGCGAATCGCACTAA
- the abcc13 gene encoding multidrug resistance-associated protein 1 isoform X1, whose product MGHRGPLHLSDLFQLYNEDSVHTLCSVFEHEWEKQQNYSERSDLEEDSGRESLLVSRKTSAGYSLLYAIWMTFHPALVKVVLLRLSTDLFSILGILTLRWVILFCERQAVFDWAGYTYSLVVLGTVCCCAISQHLFEKHGRIITANTQAVLAGALYRKTLSLSHSSRQQSNTTQGTDVLGKVECVAELVVTLTCLWSCPLRVALYLGLLWGELGPGVLVGVVLLLVLIPVNSAVEHKAKQLRRSQQIIRERSEQLIKEMLHKYQALKLLAWESWFHQRVTESRARELEMLRILGYLTAFSMLDSVCMPFLVGFSSLGVFVLVDDGNVLTPSQIFTSLCFFRLLRPPLLELPGLLCVLKQAQQSLCHLEKVFLTEDLATSAKGATEDIPPDSSQQPCDRCKNKHSNSDEKRDHYLFQKGSGEARRLYVRAFGWHWVSVTSLVYLSVCAVSLAQDAVLSMWTGEAKEVQGLEGWRELRNSRLSAYALLGLLQALLVCCSAYCLTCGSLRASHTLHSELLSDVLHLPVQSQKIDVRWLLQAFTQDMQVVDEELPKHLHSWLKSLLDILSTITLISFIMPAFSLAVCPLILLFFCIQSHFSSARMRIRHMEASPVSVTSLECVTHFVEAPLSGPKHREVYLTHCLQALHQNLLVKYNKIISESWAVLRFDGVAGIVLFLVSLILLETQTDSGLVALALICAFNIKEALRRYPQATSDISIDMLSMQRFCKFAKVEKEAAWTVSYRPPFDWPQHGEVKFRNYESEASSNCTPALRGINLTILKGEKIGVVSSGKTDTDGLVSCLFRSVEARSGAVLIDDVNIARMSLHDLRSRLQIISQVPVLFSGPLRANLDPFSQHTDMQVWLVLELCHLKERVQQLPAQLLHPVQRTSLAFSFGQRRLLCLARALLARVKILLVEEALPCVDVETEGLVRQLIHTEFKDCTVLWLTQNPLTLMHTERVLVLNKGQAVKYDAPSTVLQQGPLFSQ is encoded by the exons ATGGGTCACAGGGGACCACTGCATTTGTCTGACCTTTTCCAGCTGTATAATGAGGACTCTGTCCACACCCTATGCTCAGTGTTTGAGCATGAGTGGGAAAAACAACAGAATTACAGCGAG AGGTCAGACCTAGAAGAGGATTCTGGAAGAGAGTCACTGCTGGTCTCCAGGAAAACCAGTGCTGGTTACTCTCTCCTTTATGCAATATGGATGACATTCCATCCAGCCTTAGTCAAAGTTGTGCTTCTGAGACTTTCAACTGATCTTTTTAGCATTCTAGGTATTCTAACACTCAG ATGGGTTATCCTGTTCTGTGAGAGGCAGGCTGTGTTTGACTGGGCAGGATACACATATTCTCTGGTGGTGTTGGGAACAGTTTGCTGCTGCGCTATTTCCCAGCATCTCTTTGAGAAACATGGTAGGATAATTACAGCCAACACACAAGCGGTTCTGGCTGGCGCCCTCTACAGGAAG ACATTGTCTCTTTCCCATAGTTCTCGGCAACAATCCAACACCACTCAGGGGACGGATGTATTAGGCAAAGTTGAATGCGTAGCAGAGCTGGTGGTCACATTGACCTGTCTTTGGTCCTGCCCGTTGAGAGTCGCTCTCTATCTAGGCTTACTGTGGGGAGAATTGGGTCCTGGCGTGCTGGTGGGGGTGGTATTGCTACTAGTCCTCATCCCTGTCAACTCAGCAGTGGAGCACAAAGCCAAACAGCTTCGG AGATCTCAGCAGATCATCAGAGAAAGGAGTGAACAGCTCATCAAGGAAATGTTGCATAAATACCAG GCGCTGAAGCTTCTCGCATGGGAGTCCTGGTTCCATCAGAGAGTTACAGAGTCTCGGGCCAGGGAGCTGGAGATGCTAAGAATTCTGGGATATTTGACAGCCTTCTCTATGCTCGACTCTGTCTGTATGCCTTTTCTA GTTGGTTTCTCTAGTCTTGGTGTGTTTGTCCTGGTGGATGATGGGAATGTTCTCACACCGTCTCAGATCTTTACATCCCTCTGTTTCTTCAGATTGCTCCGCCCACCTCTGCTGGAGCTCCCTGGGCTATTGTGTGTTCTCAAGCAG GCACAGCAGTCTCTTTGCCATCTGGAGAAAGTCTTTCTCACAGAGGACCTGGCCACCTCTGCAAAAG GCGCTACAGAAGACATTCCACCTGACAGCTCTCAACAGCCATGTGATAG GTGTAAAAACAAGCACAGTAATTCTGATGAGAAACGAGATCACTATCTATTCCAAAAA GGCAGCGGAGAGGCCCGCAGGCTGTATGTGAGGGCTTTCGGCTGGCACTGGGTGTCTGTTACCTCGCTGGTCTACCTGTCTGTGTGCGCTGTTAGTTTAGCACAGGATGCTGTCCTGAGCATGTGGACTGGTGAAGCCAAAGAAGTTCAAGGCCTGGAGGGGTGGAGAGAGCTCAGAAACTCGCGACTGTCTGCGTACGCACTGCTCGGACTCCTGCAAG CCTTGCTTGTGTGCTGTTCCGCCTACTGTCTGACCTGCGGTTCTCTCAGGGCGTCTCATACGCTACACTCTGAGCTGCTGTCAGATGTTCTTCACCTGCCAGTACAGTCCCAGAAGATAGATGTCAGATGGTTACTGCAAGCATTCACTCAG GATATGCAAGTGGTTGATGAAGAGCTGCCCAAACATTTACACAGCTGGTTAAAGAGTCTTTTGGACATATTGAGCACCATCACTTTGATCAGCTTCATCATGCCTGCTTTCAGCCTAGCTGTGTGCCCGCTGATACTTCTCTTCTTCTGTATTCAG TCTCATTTTTCTTCAGCTCGCATGCGAATAAGACACATGGAGGCAAGCCCTGTTTCAGTTACTTCTCTGGAGTGTGTGACACATTTTGTTGAAGCTCCACTTTCTGGGCCAAAACACAGGGAGGTGTATCTGACGCACTGcctccaagccttacatcaaaACCTGCTGGTCAAGTACAACAAAATCATCTCAGAAAg TTGGGCTGTGTTGCGGTTTGATGGTGTTGCTGGGATTGTGCTGTTCCTGGTCAGTCTGATTCTGCTTGAGACTCAAACTGACTCAGGGCTTGTGGCTCTGGCTTTGATCTGTGCCTTTAAT ATTAAAGAAGCTCTTCGCCGTTACCCTCAGGCCACCTCTGATATCAGCATTGACATGCTGAGCATGCAAAGATTTTGTAAATTTGCCAAAGTGGAAAAGGAG GCAGCATGGACAGTCTCCTACAGACCACCCTTTGACTGGCCCCAGCATGGAGAGGTGAAGTTCAGGAACTATGAGTCTGAGGCCTCCTCTAACTGCACACCAGCTCTTAGAGGAATTAATCTCACCATTTTAAAAGGGGAAAAG ATTGGGGTTGTAAGCAGTGGGAAAACAGACACCGATGGCTTGGTTAGCTGTCTCTTCCGATCAGTGGAGGCCAGGAGCGGTGCTGTGCTGATTGACGATGTAAACATCGCCCGCATGAGTCTACACGACCTTCGTAGCCGCCTGCAAATCATTTCCCAG GTTCCTGTACTGTTCTCGGGTCCCCTGAGGGCTAACCTGGACCCGTTCTCTCAGCATACTGACATGCAGGTGTGGCTGGTTTTGGAGCTCTGCCATCTCAAGGAGCGTGTTCAACAATTGCCTGCTCAGCTGCTGCACCCTGTTCAAAGAACGTCTCTCGCTTTCAG CTTTGGCCAGAGGAGGTTGCTGTGTTTGGCCAGAGCCCTGCttgcaagggtcaaaatcctgCTTGTGGAAGAGGCTCTTCCTTGTGTGGATGTAGAAACAGAGGGCCTGGTCCGACAGTTGATCCACACAGAGTTTAAAGACTGCACTGTACTGTGGCTCACTCAGAACCCGCTCACTCTCATGCACACTGAAAG GGTGCTGGTTTTGAATAAAGGACAAGCTGTGAAGTATGACGCTCCTTCCACTGTCCTCCAGCAGGGGCCGCTGTTCAGTCAATAA
- the zgc:112408 gene encoding stomatin isoform X2, with protein sequence MSIMLSSPSEVSCNKIEPVANEESDTNVILQSDGDKSSNSGFCGYLLTFFSFIFVFLTFPVSVWFCMKIVQEYERAVIFRLGRLLGGAKGPGLFWIIPCVDTFRKVDLRTVSFDIPPQEVLTKDSVTIMVDAVVYYRIFNPTVSITKVENANHATKMLAQTTLRNMLGTKSLADILKDREEMSDQMEAVLYAASKNWGIKVERVELKDVKLPTSLQRAMAAEAEATRDARAKVIAAEGEMKASRALKEASNVLSESPSALQLRYMQTLTEIASERNSTIVFPLPIDLISGFMRR encoded by the exons ATGTCTATAATGCTGTCTTCTCCGAGTGAGGTGTCCTGCAACAAAATTGAACCTGTAGCAAATGAAGAGAGTGATACAAATGTCATACTCCAGTCAG ATGGTGATAAATCCAGTAACTCTGGGTTCTGCGGATACCTCCTTACTTTCTTCTCCTTCATCTTTGTCTTTCTTACTTTTCCTGTCTCGGTGTGGTTTTGTATGAAG ATTGTCCAGGAATATGAACGAGCAGTTATTTTTCGTTTGGGACGACTCCTTGGCGGTGCTAAAGGACCTG GTTTATTCTGGATTATTCCATGTGTGGACACATTTCGGAAGGTTGACTTGAGGACAGTGTCTTTTGACATCCCTCCTCAAGAG GTGCTGACCAAAGACTCTGTGACTATCATGGTGGATGCGGTGGTCTACTATCGCATCTTTAACCCCACTGTCTCCATTACCAAAGTGGAGAATGCTAATCATGCCACGAAGATGCTTGCACAGACTACGTTACGAAACATGCTGGGAACTAAAAGCCTGGCAGACATCTTAAAAGACCGTGAGGAGATGTCAGATCAGATGGAG GCCGTGTTGTATGCTGCTTCCAAGAACTGGGGTATCAAAGTGGAACGGGTCGAGCTTAAAGATGTCAAACTGCCCACCTCTTTGCAGAGAGCCATGGCAGCTGAAGCAGAGGCCACCAGAGATGCCCGGGCCAAG GTGATCGCAGCAGAGGGAGAAATGAAAGCCTCACGTGCTCTGAAGGAGGCGTCAAACGTGTTGTCAGAGTCTCCGTCAGCTCTTCAGCTGCGCTACATGCAGACACTGACTGAGATCGCCTCGGAAAGGAACTCTACtattgtttttcctcttcctatAGATCTCATCTCTGGTTTCATGAGAAGGTGA
- the zgc:112408 gene encoding stomatin isoform X1 yields the protein MEKERVFNSPYLTQSTFQQSYRKQKLLTMSIMLSSPSEVSCNKIEPVANEESDTNVILQSDGDKSSNSGFCGYLLTFFSFIFVFLTFPVSVWFCMKIVQEYERAVIFRLGRLLGGAKGPGLFWIIPCVDTFRKVDLRTVSFDIPPQEVLTKDSVTIMVDAVVYYRIFNPTVSITKVENANHATKMLAQTTLRNMLGTKSLADILKDREEMSDQMEAVLYAASKNWGIKVERVELKDVKLPTSLQRAMAAEAEATRDARAKVIAAEGEMKASRALKEASNVLSESPSALQLRYMQTLTEIASERNSTIVFPLPIDLISGFMRR from the exons ATGGAAAAAGAGAGAGTATTTAATTCACCTTATCTCACTCAAAGTACATTTCAACAGTCCTACAGAAAACAAAAACTGCTAACCATGTCTATAATGCTGTCTTCTCCGAGTGAGGTGTCCTGCAACAAAATTGAACCTGTAGCAAATGAAGAGAGTGATACAAATGTCATACTCCAGTCAG ATGGTGATAAATCCAGTAACTCTGGGTTCTGCGGATACCTCCTTACTTTCTTCTCCTTCATCTTTGTCTTTCTTACTTTTCCTGTCTCGGTGTGGTTTTGTATGAAG ATTGTCCAGGAATATGAACGAGCAGTTATTTTTCGTTTGGGACGACTCCTTGGCGGTGCTAAAGGACCTG GTTTATTCTGGATTATTCCATGTGTGGACACATTTCGGAAGGTTGACTTGAGGACAGTGTCTTTTGACATCCCTCCTCAAGAG GTGCTGACCAAAGACTCTGTGACTATCATGGTGGATGCGGTGGTCTACTATCGCATCTTTAACCCCACTGTCTCCATTACCAAAGTGGAGAATGCTAATCATGCCACGAAGATGCTTGCACAGACTACGTTACGAAACATGCTGGGAACTAAAAGCCTGGCAGACATCTTAAAAGACCGTGAGGAGATGTCAGATCAGATGGAG GCCGTGTTGTATGCTGCTTCCAAGAACTGGGGTATCAAAGTGGAACGGGTCGAGCTTAAAGATGTCAAACTGCCCACCTCTTTGCAGAGAGCCATGGCAGCTGAAGCAGAGGCCACCAGAGATGCCCGGGCCAAG GTGATCGCAGCAGAGGGAGAAATGAAAGCCTCACGTGCTCTGAAGGAGGCGTCAAACGTGTTGTCAGAGTCTCCGTCAGCTCTTCAGCTGCGCTACATGCAGACACTGACTGAGATCGCCTCGGAAAGGAACTCTACtattgtttttcctcttcctatAGATCTCATCTCTGGTTTCATGAGAAGGTGA